The following DNA comes from Buttiauxella agrestis.
AGAAAATCCTGTTAACGACGCTGTTGCTCGTCACACCGCTGGCAAATGCAATGAATGCGGTGATGTATCAACCCCAGTTGCGCGATACCACGGTTTCTGACGCCCAATGGCAAAGCGTGTTAAACAAACTCAAAGGGCAGGGAATCGACACGTTAGTGTTGCAGTGGACGCGCTATGACGATGCGTTCCGCGAAGGAGAATCTCGCGCCTGGCTTGAGCATAAAGCGCAACTCACGACCGCAAACGGTCTGAAACTGGTCATCGGCCTCGCGGCGGACGGGCAGTTTTTCGAACGCCAAAAGCAGCCGCTTCCGGCACTGGAAAACTATCTCAACCTTTTACGTGCCGATGACGTATCGGTAGCGAAACGTTGGGTAGAAGTGCTGGGCAAAAATGCGATTGCAGGCTGGTACATCAGTAGCGAACTCGATGACCGGCGTTGGCGTGAACCCCAAATGCAGCAAGCGGCACAAGACTGGCTGAACAAAACACGGCTTTCTTTGGCGGCGGTTGCCGATAAACCGGTGGCGGTAAGCAGCTTTTTTGCCGGAAATATGACGCCTGATTCCTACAGCAAATGGGTGACGACACTCAGTCAGAGCGGCGTAAAAGTGTGGGTGCAGGATGGGGCAGGAACGCAGATGCTGAATGAAGCCGAACGCTCGCTTTACCTGAAAGCGTCGTCAGCCGGGAA
Coding sequences within:
- a CDS encoding DUF4434 domain-containing protein, which encodes MKKILLTTLLLVTPLANAMNAVMYQPQLRDTTVSDAQWQSVLNKLKGQGIDTLVLQWTRYDDAFREGESRAWLEHKAQLTTANGLKLVIGLAADGQFFERQKQPLPALENYLNLLRADDVSVAKRWVEVLGKNAIAGWYISSELDDRRWREPQMQQAAQDWLNKTRLSLAAVADKPVAVSSFFAGNMTPDSYSKWVTTLSQSGVKVWVQDGAGTQMLNEAERSLYLKASSAGKVIELFRQDKQAKTFKATPAPAQYQEKWLATPVPPGQDRIYFSLRYMNAASGVLAL